A genomic window from Gossypium hirsutum isolate 1008001.06 chromosome D12, Gossypium_hirsutum_v2.1, whole genome shotgun sequence includes:
- the LOC121224335 gene encoding endoglucanase 6: MGKLMRLISMAPLFLLLCLPFAFGGHDYNQALSKSILFFEAQRSGYLPHNQRITWRANSGLNDGKASGLDLVGGYYDAGDNVKFGLPMAFTITMMSWSIIEYGKQMAANGELGHAMEAVKWGTDYFIKAHPQPYVLYGEVGDGNSDHYCWQRPEDMTTDRRAYKIDPSNPGSDLAGETAAAMAAASIVFRRSNPAYSRELLRHAYQLFEFADKYRGKYDSSITVAQKFYRSISGYNDELLWAAAWLYQASNNKYYLNYLAKNGDSMGGTGWAMTEFGWDVKYAGVQTLVAKFLMQGKAGHHAPVFEKYRQKAEYFMCSLIGKGSRNIQRTPGGLIYRQRWNNMQFVTSASFLATVYSDYLTSYRGSLKCAAGNVAPSELLSFAKSQVDYLLGDNPRATSYMVGYGNNYPRQVHHRGSSIVSIKVNPKFVACRQGYATWYTRKASDPNVLTGALVGGPDAYDNFADERDNYEQTEPATYNNAPLLGILARLAGGHGGYNQLLPVVSPASNPVIAKLKPAPKPKWTPTPASSSSPITINQKMTTSWNHKGKTYYRYSTVVTNKSYKTVKALKLSISKLYGPIWGLTKSGNSYGFPEWLNTLPAGKSLEFVYIHAASPADVSVSSYNLA; the protein is encoded by the exons ATGGGGAAGTTAATGAGACTCATTTCAATGGCTCCTCTGTTTCTGCTACTTTGCCTTCCTTTTGCATTTGGTGGGCATGATTATAACCAAGCTTTGAGTAAGAGTATTCTCTTCTTTGAAGCTCAAAGATCTGGTTACCTCCCCCATAACCAGAGAATCACATGGAGAGCTAACTCTGGTTTGAATGACGGCAAGGCTAGTGGG CTGGATTTGGTAGGGGGGTACTATGATGCAGGGGACAATGTGAAGTTTGGGTTGCCTATGGCATTCACCATAACAATGATGTCCTGGAGCATAATAGAGTACGGCAAACAAATGGCTGCTAATGGTGAGCTGGGCCATGCCATGGAAGCCGTCAAGTGGGGCACTGACTATTTCATCAAAGCTCATCCCCAGCCTTATGTCCTTTACGGAGAG gtGGGAGATGGTAACAGTGACCATTACTGTTGGCAAAGACCAGAGGACATGACCACCGACCGTCGTGCTTACAAGATTGACCCAAGTAATCCCGGGTCGGATCTCGCCGGTGAAACAGCCGCCGCAATGGCCGCCGCTTCCATCGTCTTCCGCCGCTCCAATCCTGCCTATTCCAGAGAGCTTCTTCGCCATGCCTACCAG CTGTTCGAGTTTGCTGATAAATACAGAGGCAAATATGACAGCAGTATCACAGTTGCTCAAAAATTCTACCGATCCATCAGTGGCTACAAC GATGAGTTGTTGTGGGCCGCTGCATGGCTGTACCAAGCTAGTAACAATAAATACTACTTGAACTATCTTGCGAAAAATGGTGACTCAATGGGTGGAACCGGCTGGGCCATGACTGAGTTCGGTTGGGACGTCAAGTATGCTGGGGTTCAGACCCTTGTCGCCAAG TTTTTAATGCAAGGTAAAGCTGGTCACCATGCACCAGTTTTCGAGAAGTACCGTCAGAAGGCGGAGTATTTCATGTGTTCATTGATCGGAAAGGGTAGCCGTAATATTCAGAGGACTCCCGGTGGTTTGATTTACAGACAGAGATGGAACAACATGCAGTTCGTGACAAGCGCTTCCTTCTTGGCAACTGTCTACTCTGATTATCTGACTTCCTATAGGGGAAGCTTGAAGTGTGCTGCCGGCAATGTTGCACCATCGGAGCTTCTTTCTTTTGCGAAATCTCAG GTGGATTACCTTCTTGGAGACAATCCAAGAGCTACAAGCTATATGGTTGGCTATGGAAACAATTATCCAAGACAAGTTCACCACCGAGGTTCTTCGATTGTTTCGATCAAGGTCAACCCTAAATTTGTTGCCTGCCGACAAGGTTACGCAACTTGGTATACAAGGAAAGCTAGTGATCCTAATGTCCTCACCGGTGCTTTGGTCGGAGGGCCTGATGCCTATGATAACTTTGCTGATGAACGAGACAATTATGAGCAAACAGAGCCTGCTACCTATAACAATGCTCCACTTCTTGGCATTTTGGCTAGATTAGCTGGTGGTCATGGTGGATACAACCAACTCCTTCCTG TGGTTTCCCCAGCGTCTAATCCTGTCATTGCCAAACTGAAACCGGCACCGAAGCCCAAATGGACTCCAACTCCAG CCTCATCTTCTAGTCCAATTACTATAAACCAGAAGATGACAACTTCCTGGAATCACAAGGGCAAGACTTACTACAGATATTCCACAGTAGTGACCAACAAGTCTTACAAGACAGTAAAGGCTCTCAAGCTCTCAATATCAAAGCTTTATGGTCCCATATGGGGTCTCACCAAGTCTGGCAATTCTTATGGTTTCCCAGAATGGCTCAACACTTTACCTGCTGGAAAGAGTCTTGAGTTTGTATACATCCATGCTGCTTCTCCTGCTGATGTCTCTGTTTCAAGCTACAATTTAGCTTAA